A genomic window from Salvia hispanica cultivar TCC Black 2014 chromosome 5, UniMelb_Shisp_WGS_1.0, whole genome shotgun sequence includes:
- the LOC125190014 gene encoding NDR1/HIN1-like protein 1 produces the protein MFNFAPAPAPGPTDAEKEAELNKLRHRRLATTLGLFLLLLSLILVLWLLLLPSKPSFTLQDATVFAFNLSSANALTTTAQVTLSARNSNARIGIFYDTLEFCAVYRGQQITAPAQLPPAYQGRKESAVWSPFLYGEAVPLAPEIGVALGQDLVAGTPTVDMVVRSKIRWKVGTFVSGGYHLYVNCPAVMNSGGRRSGIGGGEAAITYQFFVSCRVDV, from the coding sequence ATGTTCAACTTCGCCCCGGCCCCGGCCCCCGGACCGACGGATGCGGAAAAAGAGGCCGAGCTCAACAAActccgccaccgccgcctGGCCACCACCCTCggcctcttcctcctcctcctctccctCATCCTCGTCCTCtggctcctcctcctcccctcCAAGCCCTCCTTCACCCTCCAAGACGCCACCGTCTTCGCCTTCAACCTCTCGTCCGCCAACGCCCTCACCACCACCGCGCAGGTCACCCTCTCCGCCCGCAACTCCAACGCCCGCATCGGCATCTTCTACGACACCCTCGAGTTCTGCGCCGTCTACCGCGGCCAGCAGATCACCGCCCCCGCGCAGCTCCCGCCGGCCTACCAGGGCCGGAAAGAGTCCGCCGTGTGGTCGCCGTTTCTGTACGGCGAGGCCGTGCCGCTGGCGCCGGAGATCGGCGTGGCGCTCGGGCAGGACCTGGTTGCGGGGACGCCGACGGTTGATATGGTGGTTCGGAGCAAGATTAGGTGGAAGGTGGGGACGTTTGTCTCCGGCGGGTACCATTTGTATGTGAATTGTCCCGCGGTTATGAACTCCGGCGGCCGGAGAAGCGGGATTGGCGGCGGAGAGGCGGCGATTACGTATCAGTTTTTTGTGAGTTGTCGTGTTGATGTGTGA